Proteins encoded together in one Anopheles darlingi chromosome 3, idAnoDarlMG_H_01, whole genome shotgun sequence window:
- the LOC125955894 gene encoding tyrosine-protein kinase Shark isoform X1: MPGGTDYVIVKTKSYILRMNREENLCWFHGKITREDAEDLLRREGSEGVFLVRESSSSDGDFVLSVLFKGEVIHYAIRHHGDDAFYSIQDNTPIHGLDSLIEHYQRDQGNLVTRLQVLCRCDPPPHHVRSHGTTNLLHRATKESNYTVVSELLKCGYRNIDSKNQDGQTAVHLACLHADDKILQKLIERGANINSRDAKGNTPLHYACAKRNGLEMVRMLVKASANVQARNSETGWVPLHEAAENGNIDAIKELLASGAPHRPRSDFGEMPSDRARQRGHFPVVEFLNAYEPARPLTHKDLWYHGTMERIGAVGYLREYAAKLKLKHGRNKENESIETTETGESQSGTYLVRYSAKQNVDVLTLLFEGEPKHFIIQRQQDWLYIDEGPFMNSLEHLIDHYSRFSDGLPINLRFPVPPRPKPPIPGFDTIPKSKLKPTRGSSGTSTSSSTTSYSMVQHHHHHHHAATTVPVTANGSSGLSSLLRKSSDNALSPKGTPVPARNLSVPNDAMNTIGLFDRSPERRSDTRVPAPGKHSPSGGDGEGKVKHTGSGGSHHAGSSPTLKTIMDGVRSLRKSKHKMKSPPPTSQSGETAMHEVAGPSTSIEPTVSPSKLLQQLKFSSDFNLALAGTGTTTGSACDEIYKIPTNNCAIVDIDIGEPLAGDPVPLLTLPIDTSSAQPPAIPPKLSSPPLTLDTVNNNASEAPEDYFTQSDATVGSDALPDDNEDIYFIEAPIQLQQTIPPEGTQNEEAESQNNNNSATVEPEPVGQLQARPMAAAAPTNYIVTKTVPIFSSISVDDSCQSPTSPPIGMRASKLFERLDSTQSGMSRRSVLSGESALFSFFQHQQQSQQSQQQQHQQAGLVTNSQQPNGQQGREGPSYFIPKECIHSETVLGRGEFGYVYQGYLEPWPEEVATIGLALPGASPAVMGRVPVAIKKVFDSQERRQRTDFLREASVMIRLRHHCIVRLIGICKGPPLIMVQELIPLGSMLVYITKNRATIKPNQEMMIWAAQIASGMQYLEEKHFVHRDLAARNILLANKYQAKISDFGLSRAIGAGQEYYRASQGGKWPIKWYAPESFNYGTFSHASDVWSFGVTLWEMFSYGAPPYHDLKGVDVIKLIEADQRLLQPEACPDKVFDVMRNCWQYNPKLRPTFRFLHRFFSDDIAYQNLQELVGGGSEINANVGSTASGQF, from the exons ATGCCCGGGGGAACCGACTACGTGATTGTGAAG ACCAAATCCTACATCCTGAGAATGAACCGGGAGGAGAACCTGTGCTGGTTTCATGGCAAAATCACTCGCGAAGATGCGGAAGACCTGTTGCGCCGTG AGGGCAGCGAGGGTGTGTTTCTGGTGCGCGAAAGCTCATCCTCCGACGGTGACTTTGTGCTCTCGGTGCTGTTCAAGGGCGAGGTGATTCACTACGCGATACGGCACCACGGAGACGACGCGTTCTACTCCATCCAAGACAACACACCGATCCACGGGCTCGACTCGCTGATCGAGCACTACCAGCGTGACCAGGGTAACTTGGTTACGCGCCTACAGGTGCTCTGCCGCTGTGATcctccaccacaccacgtACGCAGCCACGGTACCACGAATCTGCTGCACCGCGCAACGAAGGAAAGCAACTACACGGTAGTGTCGGAGCTGCTCAAGTGTGGCTACCGGAACATTGACTCCAAGAATCAGGACGGGCAAACGGCGGTCCACCTTGCGTGTCTGCATGCGGACGACAAAATACTGCAGAAGCTGATCGAACGCGGTGCCAACATCAACAGCCGCGACGCAAAGGGCAACACACCGCTGCAT TACGCCTGCGCCAAGCGAAATGGACTCGAGATGGTCCGTATGCTGGTGAAGGCATCGGCGAACGTACAGGCACGGAACAGCGAAACCGGTTGGGTTCCGTTGCACGAGGCGgccgaaaatggaaatatcGATGCGATCAAGGAGCTGCTGGCCAGTGGAGCACCGCACCGGCCCCGGTCAGACTTTGGCGAGATGCCATCGGATCGGGCCCGCCAACGGGGTCACTTTCCGGTGGTCGAGTTCCTGAACGCCTACGAACCCGCACGGCCACTAACGCACAAAGACCTCTGGTACCACGGTACCATGGAACGGATCGGTGCGGTCGGCTATCTGCGAGAGTATGCGGCCAAGCTGAAGCTCAAGCATGGCCGTAACAAAGAGAACGAAAGCATCGAGACCACGGAGACGGGCGAGTCACAATCGGGCACGTACCTGGTCCGTTACTCGGCCAAACAAAACGTCGACGTGCTGACGTTGCTGTTCGAGGGTGAACCGAAGCATTTCATcatccagcggcagcaggacTGGCTGTACATCGACGAAGGTCCGTTCATGAACTCGCTTGAGCATCTGATCGATCACTATTCTCGCTTTTCCGATGGTTTACCGATCAATCTGCGGTTTCCGGTACCACCCCGGCCAAAACCACCGATACCGGGCTTCGATACGATTCCGAAATCGAAACTCAAACCGACCCGGGGTTCCtctggcaccagcaccagctcctcAACCACTTCTTACTCGATggtgcaacatcatcatcaccaccaccatgctgCGACCACCGTACCGGTCACCGCGAATGGTTCGTCCGGTCTGTCCAGTTTGTTACGCAAATCGAGCGACAATGCTCTCTCGCCCAAAGGGACTCCCGTACCGGCTCGCAATCTGTCCGTACCGAATGATGCGATGAACACGATCGGACTGTTCGATCGAAGCCCCGAAAGGCGCTCCGATACTCGTGTGCCGGCTCCTGGCAAACATTCCCCCTCGGGAGGGGATGGTGAGGGGAAGGTGAAGCATACGGGTAGCGGTGGCTCACATCATGCCGGTTCCTCGCCAACCCTGAAAACGATCATGGACGGTGTGAGAAGCCTTCGGAAGAGTAAGCACAAGAtgaaatcaccaccaccgacgtcaCAGTCCGGAGAAACGGCGATGCATGAAGTTGCCGGACCATCCACTTCCATCGAACCCACCGTCAGCCCTTCGAAGCTGCTCCAGCAGTTGAAGTTTTCCTCCGATTTCAATCTGGCATTGGCCGGTACCGGAACAACCACTGGCAGCGCATGCGACGAAATCTACAAGATTCCAACGAACAACTGTGCCATCGTGGATATCGACATCGGTGAGCCATTGGCCGGGGATCCAGTACCATTGTTAACGCTTCCGATCGATACATCATCGGCACAACCGCCTGCCATCCCTCCCAAGCTGTCCTCACCGCCGCTTACCCTAGACACTGTGAACAACAATGCGTCTGAGGCGCCTGAGGATTACTTCACACAAAGTGATGCAACAGTAGGCAGCGATGCGTTGCCCGATGACAACGAAGACATTTACTTCATCGAAGCACCGATCCAGTTACAACAAACGATACCGCCTGAGGGTACACAGAATGAGGAGGCAGAAtcgcagaacaacaacaacagtgccaCAGTGGAACCGGAACCAGTTGGTCAGCTGCAGGCCCGCCCaatggccgcagcagcaccgaccaACTATATCGTTACGAAGACGGTTCCCATTTTTAGCAGCATTTCGGTGGACGATTCCTGTCAATCGCCAACctcaccaccgatcggtatGCGAGCGAGCAAACTGTTCGAGCGGCTCGATTCAACCCAGTCCGGCATGAGTAGGCGCAGTGTGCTGAGTGGAGAGAGTGCGCTGTTTTCGTTctttcagcatcagcagcaatcgcagcagtcgcagcagcagcaacatcagcaggcGGGGCTCGTCACGAACTCACAGCAACCGAATGGCCAGCAAGGTAGGGAAGGACCGAGTTACTTCATCCCGAAGGAATGCATCCACTCGGAGACGGTGTTGGGTCGTGGTGAGTTTGGTTACGTGTACCAGGGCTATTTGGAACCGTGGCCGGAAGAGGTGGCTACCATCGGTTTGGCCTTACCTGGTGCTAGTCCGGCGGTGATGGGACGtgtgccggtggccatcaaGAAGGTGTTCGATAGTCAGGAGCGACGGCAGCGGACGGATTTCCTACGTGAAGCGAGCGTCATGATACGGTTGCGGCATCACTGCATCGTTCGGCTGATCGGCATCTGCAAGGGTCCACCGCTCATCATGGTGCAAGAGCTGATACCGCTCGGTTCGATGCTAGTCTACATTACGAAAAATCGGGCAACCATCAAACCGAACCAGGAGATGATGATCTGGGCGGCACAGATCGCCAGTG GAATGCAGTATTTAGAAGAGAAGCACTTTGTGCACCGTGATCTGGCGGCCCGCAACATACTGCTGGCGAACAAATATCAGGCCAAAATATCGGACTTTGGCCTATCGCGTGCCATCGGTGCCGGGCAAGAGTATTACCGTGCTAGTCAGGGCGGCAAGTGGCCCATCAAATG GTATGCTCCGGAGAGCTTCAACTACGGTACATTCTCACACGCCAGCGACGTGTGGTCGTTCGGGGTGACACTGTGGGAAATGTTTTCCTACGGTGCACCGCCCTACCACGATCTGAAGGGAGTGGACGTAATCAAGCTAATCGAGGCGGATCAGCGCCTGTTGCAACCGGAAGCCTGCCCGGACAAGGTGTTCGATGTGATGCGCAACTGCTGGCAGTACAATCCGAAGCTGCGGCCCACCTTCCGCTTCCTGCACCGGTTCTTCTCCGATGACATCGCGTATCAAAACCTACAGGAGCTGGTCGGGGGGGGAAGCGAAATCAATGCCAATGTGGGTAGTACCGCCAGCGGGCAGTTCTGA
- the LOC125955894 gene encoding tyrosine-protein kinase Shark isoform X2: protein MNREENLCWFHGKITREDAEDLLRREGSEGVFLVRESSSSDGDFVLSVLFKGEVIHYAIRHHGDDAFYSIQDNTPIHGLDSLIEHYQRDQGNLVTRLQVLCRCDPPPHHVRSHGTTNLLHRATKESNYTVVSELLKCGYRNIDSKNQDGQTAVHLACLHADDKILQKLIERGANINSRDAKGNTPLHYACAKRNGLEMVRMLVKASANVQARNSETGWVPLHEAAENGNIDAIKELLASGAPHRPRSDFGEMPSDRARQRGHFPVVEFLNAYEPARPLTHKDLWYHGTMERIGAVGYLREYAAKLKLKHGRNKENESIETTETGESQSGTYLVRYSAKQNVDVLTLLFEGEPKHFIIQRQQDWLYIDEGPFMNSLEHLIDHYSRFSDGLPINLRFPVPPRPKPPIPGFDTIPKSKLKPTRGSSGTSTSSSTTSYSMVQHHHHHHHAATTVPVTANGSSGLSSLLRKSSDNALSPKGTPVPARNLSVPNDAMNTIGLFDRSPERRSDTRVPAPGKHSPSGGDGEGKVKHTGSGGSHHAGSSPTLKTIMDGVRSLRKSKHKMKSPPPTSQSGETAMHEVAGPSTSIEPTVSPSKLLQQLKFSSDFNLALAGTGTTTGSACDEIYKIPTNNCAIVDIDIGEPLAGDPVPLLTLPIDTSSAQPPAIPPKLSSPPLTLDTVNNNASEAPEDYFTQSDATVGSDALPDDNEDIYFIEAPIQLQQTIPPEGTQNEEAESQNNNNSATVEPEPVGQLQARPMAAAAPTNYIVTKTVPIFSSISVDDSCQSPTSPPIGMRASKLFERLDSTQSGMSRRSVLSGESALFSFFQHQQQSQQSQQQQHQQAGLVTNSQQPNGQQGREGPSYFIPKECIHSETVLGRGEFGYVYQGYLEPWPEEVATIGLALPGASPAVMGRVPVAIKKVFDSQERRQRTDFLREASVMIRLRHHCIVRLIGICKGPPLIMVQELIPLGSMLVYITKNRATIKPNQEMMIWAAQIASGMQYLEEKHFVHRDLAARNILLANKYQAKISDFGLSRAIGAGQEYYRASQGGKWPIKWYAPESFNYGTFSHASDVWSFGVTLWEMFSYGAPPYHDLKGVDVIKLIEADQRLLQPEACPDKVFDVMRNCWQYNPKLRPTFRFLHRFFSDDIAYQNLQELVGGGSEINANVGSTASGQF, encoded by the exons ATGAACCGGGAGGAGAACCTGTGCTGGTTTCATGGCAAAATCACTCGCGAAGATGCGGAAGACCTGTTGCGCCGTG AGGGCAGCGAGGGTGTGTTTCTGGTGCGCGAAAGCTCATCCTCCGACGGTGACTTTGTGCTCTCGGTGCTGTTCAAGGGCGAGGTGATTCACTACGCGATACGGCACCACGGAGACGACGCGTTCTACTCCATCCAAGACAACACACCGATCCACGGGCTCGACTCGCTGATCGAGCACTACCAGCGTGACCAGGGTAACTTGGTTACGCGCCTACAGGTGCTCTGCCGCTGTGATcctccaccacaccacgtACGCAGCCACGGTACCACGAATCTGCTGCACCGCGCAACGAAGGAAAGCAACTACACGGTAGTGTCGGAGCTGCTCAAGTGTGGCTACCGGAACATTGACTCCAAGAATCAGGACGGGCAAACGGCGGTCCACCTTGCGTGTCTGCATGCGGACGACAAAATACTGCAGAAGCTGATCGAACGCGGTGCCAACATCAACAGCCGCGACGCAAAGGGCAACACACCGCTGCAT TACGCCTGCGCCAAGCGAAATGGACTCGAGATGGTCCGTATGCTGGTGAAGGCATCGGCGAACGTACAGGCACGGAACAGCGAAACCGGTTGGGTTCCGTTGCACGAGGCGgccgaaaatggaaatatcGATGCGATCAAGGAGCTGCTGGCCAGTGGAGCACCGCACCGGCCCCGGTCAGACTTTGGCGAGATGCCATCGGATCGGGCCCGCCAACGGGGTCACTTTCCGGTGGTCGAGTTCCTGAACGCCTACGAACCCGCACGGCCACTAACGCACAAAGACCTCTGGTACCACGGTACCATGGAACGGATCGGTGCGGTCGGCTATCTGCGAGAGTATGCGGCCAAGCTGAAGCTCAAGCATGGCCGTAACAAAGAGAACGAAAGCATCGAGACCACGGAGACGGGCGAGTCACAATCGGGCACGTACCTGGTCCGTTACTCGGCCAAACAAAACGTCGACGTGCTGACGTTGCTGTTCGAGGGTGAACCGAAGCATTTCATcatccagcggcagcaggacTGGCTGTACATCGACGAAGGTCCGTTCATGAACTCGCTTGAGCATCTGATCGATCACTATTCTCGCTTTTCCGATGGTTTACCGATCAATCTGCGGTTTCCGGTACCACCCCGGCCAAAACCACCGATACCGGGCTTCGATACGATTCCGAAATCGAAACTCAAACCGACCCGGGGTTCCtctggcaccagcaccagctcctcAACCACTTCTTACTCGATggtgcaacatcatcatcaccaccaccatgctgCGACCACCGTACCGGTCACCGCGAATGGTTCGTCCGGTCTGTCCAGTTTGTTACGCAAATCGAGCGACAATGCTCTCTCGCCCAAAGGGACTCCCGTACCGGCTCGCAATCTGTCCGTACCGAATGATGCGATGAACACGATCGGACTGTTCGATCGAAGCCCCGAAAGGCGCTCCGATACTCGTGTGCCGGCTCCTGGCAAACATTCCCCCTCGGGAGGGGATGGTGAGGGGAAGGTGAAGCATACGGGTAGCGGTGGCTCACATCATGCCGGTTCCTCGCCAACCCTGAAAACGATCATGGACGGTGTGAGAAGCCTTCGGAAGAGTAAGCACAAGAtgaaatcaccaccaccgacgtcaCAGTCCGGAGAAACGGCGATGCATGAAGTTGCCGGACCATCCACTTCCATCGAACCCACCGTCAGCCCTTCGAAGCTGCTCCAGCAGTTGAAGTTTTCCTCCGATTTCAATCTGGCATTGGCCGGTACCGGAACAACCACTGGCAGCGCATGCGACGAAATCTACAAGATTCCAACGAACAACTGTGCCATCGTGGATATCGACATCGGTGAGCCATTGGCCGGGGATCCAGTACCATTGTTAACGCTTCCGATCGATACATCATCGGCACAACCGCCTGCCATCCCTCCCAAGCTGTCCTCACCGCCGCTTACCCTAGACACTGTGAACAACAATGCGTCTGAGGCGCCTGAGGATTACTTCACACAAAGTGATGCAACAGTAGGCAGCGATGCGTTGCCCGATGACAACGAAGACATTTACTTCATCGAAGCACCGATCCAGTTACAACAAACGATACCGCCTGAGGGTACACAGAATGAGGAGGCAGAAtcgcagaacaacaacaacagtgccaCAGTGGAACCGGAACCAGTTGGTCAGCTGCAGGCCCGCCCaatggccgcagcagcaccgaccaACTATATCGTTACGAAGACGGTTCCCATTTTTAGCAGCATTTCGGTGGACGATTCCTGTCAATCGCCAACctcaccaccgatcggtatGCGAGCGAGCAAACTGTTCGAGCGGCTCGATTCAACCCAGTCCGGCATGAGTAGGCGCAGTGTGCTGAGTGGAGAGAGTGCGCTGTTTTCGTTctttcagcatcagcagcaatcgcagcagtcgcagcagcagcaacatcagcaggcGGGGCTCGTCACGAACTCACAGCAACCGAATGGCCAGCAAGGTAGGGAAGGACCGAGTTACTTCATCCCGAAGGAATGCATCCACTCGGAGACGGTGTTGGGTCGTGGTGAGTTTGGTTACGTGTACCAGGGCTATTTGGAACCGTGGCCGGAAGAGGTGGCTACCATCGGTTTGGCCTTACCTGGTGCTAGTCCGGCGGTGATGGGACGtgtgccggtggccatcaaGAAGGTGTTCGATAGTCAGGAGCGACGGCAGCGGACGGATTTCCTACGTGAAGCGAGCGTCATGATACGGTTGCGGCATCACTGCATCGTTCGGCTGATCGGCATCTGCAAGGGTCCACCGCTCATCATGGTGCAAGAGCTGATACCGCTCGGTTCGATGCTAGTCTACATTACGAAAAATCGGGCAACCATCAAACCGAACCAGGAGATGATGATCTGGGCGGCACAGATCGCCAGTG GAATGCAGTATTTAGAAGAGAAGCACTTTGTGCACCGTGATCTGGCGGCCCGCAACATACTGCTGGCGAACAAATATCAGGCCAAAATATCGGACTTTGGCCTATCGCGTGCCATCGGTGCCGGGCAAGAGTATTACCGTGCTAGTCAGGGCGGCAAGTGGCCCATCAAATG GTATGCTCCGGAGAGCTTCAACTACGGTACATTCTCACACGCCAGCGACGTGTGGTCGTTCGGGGTGACACTGTGGGAAATGTTTTCCTACGGTGCACCGCCCTACCACGATCTGAAGGGAGTGGACGTAATCAAGCTAATCGAGGCGGATCAGCGCCTGTTGCAACCGGAAGCCTGCCCGGACAAGGTGTTCGATGTGATGCGCAACTGCTGGCAGTACAATCCGAAGCTGCGGCCCACCTTCCGCTTCCTGCACCGGTTCTTCTCCGATGACATCGCGTATCAAAACCTACAGGAGCTGGTCGGGGGGGGAAGCGAAATCAATGCCAATGTGGGTAGTACCGCCAGCGGGCAGTTCTGA